From Puniceicoccaceae bacterium, one genomic window encodes:
- the rpsU gene encoding 30S ribosomal protein S21, producing the protein MAIEVKIRRGEPVERALRRLKKRLDREGVIRDVRAKRYYEKPCEVTRRKKKMAKFNNYLRLKRENR; encoded by the coding sequence ATGGCTATTGAGGTAAAAATTCGTCGAGGAGAACCTGTTGAGCGCGCACTGCGTCGTTTGAAGAAGCGTTTGGATCGTGAAGGCGTCATCCGTGACGTTCGCGCGAAGCGCTACTATGAAAAGCCCTGTGAGGTGACGCGCCGTAAGAAGAAGATGGCGAAGTTCAACAACTACCTGCGCCTGAAGCGAGAAAACCGCTAA